In Deltaproteobacteria bacterium, the genomic stretch GTTCATCGATGATTTCTGCCCCTTCAGTTCCCCGCAGCGAATGTGGTTTCATCTTTCCCTTAAAGATGAAATCATCTGGCAAGAAGGAATCACAGGCGAAGATAACAGGTAAGCCTAAAGTCCTTGCCTCTTTTAAGAGGTTATTTATTCTTGGGATGATGGGTTTAGCCTCCTTGGTAATAGGGAGCCGGTGCTCTTCTTTGAAGCTATCCTTCAGCATGTCTACGACGATGACTGCAGCTTGCATGTTTTGAAGTCCTCCTCTATGTTATAGTTTGTCTAGATTAAAGGCCCGGCGGGCATTATCTGTGGTGACGGCAGCTACCTCAGAGAGGGTGAGCTTCCGTATCTCGGCGATTCGTTGGGCAGTTAACCTCACATAGGCAGGCTCATTCCTCTTGCCTCGATGTGGTACAGGTGCAAGAAATGGGGCATCGGTCTCCAGAAGTATCCTATCCAGGGTGAGCCTTTTTACCACCTCGCGCAGCACGTGTGCCCCTTTAAAGGTAATAACCCCTGAGATGGAGATATAGAAGTCCATCTCCAGATATATCTTGGCCGTCTCCTCATCCCCGGAAAAACAGTGGATCACCCCTCCCACCTCCTGTGCCCTTTCCTCCTGAAGGATCTTGAGGGTCTCCTTTGTAGCCTGGCGGCTGTGGATGACCAGAGGTAGCCTCAGTTCTTTCCCTATAGTTATCTGCTGGCGGAATCTCTCCTGTTGGATCTCTGGGGGAGAGAGGTTCCGGTAGAAATCAAGGCCGACTTCACCCCAGGCCCTTACCTTCTCATGATGAGCCATATCCTTTAGGTGGGCCAGATCTCCTTCCTGCACATCAGCGGCGTGGTGGGGGTGGACGCCCAAGATGGCAAAGATGCCTTTGTATGCCTCAGCGATCTCCAGCGTCCTTCGACAGCTTTCGGGTTCGGTCCCTACCGTCAGAATAGTAAATATACCCTCCTGTTTCGCCCGTTGGATTACTAGGGGGAGGTCCCTCGCGAATTCAGGCATATCGAGGTGGGCATGGGTATCCACCAACATACCTTCCTTTGGCTCCCCGCCAGCATTCATACTCTCTCCTGGGAGTAATCCATTGTTATATGGACTTAATGCTTTACTCAGATATATATAAATGATGGTTACAGGTAGCGAGTGAGGTATATTAACTACTCATTGTTGCATCTGCACCTGCGTTGCCTTCATAAAACCCCGGTCATGGAGGTAAAACACCTTGACCTTCTCACCGGTGTAGGGGTAACGATAAGGGGAGTAGCTGGTACGTCGTCCCACATAAAAGGTATATACCTTACCGGTATGAAGGCTTTTTACCGTTATCGTTCCCCTGCGGGTGGCCCCAATTTGGGCAGCGACAACCTTTCCATAAACGGCATTGGGGCCAATTTCCTCACCGAGCTTTCTCTTTTCAACGGTGAGTTCCTCACCCAGCCCCGTGGGTTTTGTTGCCCCTTTCCTTTTTCCCCCTGCAGGGAGGATGGTCAGCAGGAGGGCGATGATGATAATCAGGGCCAACACTCCCCCCCCTGCTATGAAGAGTTGTTTTCGGGACAATCGGGTAAAGAAAGGGGGTTTTGTTGCCGCTCCTTCATCTGGTGGGGTTATCCTTTCCCCACAATTCCTGCAAAAGAGATCATCCGGGGAGATTTCCTTTCCGCATTTAGGACACTTCATACTTGCCTCCTGAGAAGATTTTTGAGTCTTTATATCAAACCGATTAGGGGATGTCAAACTATCCTGCTGGTATCATCCATTTGGCCTTGACAAAAGGGTGGGTTTTCTAGGAGATTAATGTAATTGGATCTTCACCCATTTAGTTGGTGGAGTTGAAAGGAGTTGGGGGTCACTCTCATTGGTCGAAGGTTTCAGGGTTCAAGGATTCGAGGGATTTTTTACTAGAACCCTGGGCCCCTAGAACCCTATGAGTGAATCCTTAGACCCTTTTTGGCAACTTTTTTGGAGAAGAACCTAAAAAAGGATGAAAGTATGGCAATCGATATTTACCAAAAAATAAGGGGATGGTTTAGAAAGATGGTGCAGGAGAGGGGTTTCGGCCAAGAGGAGATCCAGATTAAGGCCTTTCCCCTCACCCCGCAAGAGGCGATAGGAAACCCCGAGGAGGGTGACTATCCCCTGCTCAAGGGTAGAGAGCGACTTATGCAGGCCGAGTTCCGCGGCTCTGTTGGGCAGGCCTATACCGATATGTACGGCGAGTTCTCAGGGCCCCTGTCAGAGGTCCTGGAGATGGAGTTGAAGAATAACTATCGTCGGGCTATTTTCATCTCCTCTCTAAATGCCATGGCAAGGTATCTGGGGGTTGTGGGGGGGACGATACATTGTAAGGATGCGGACCCCCCTCGCTGTAGTCATGAACTGTTGAGCCATATCCAAAGGAAATACGGTTCTCCTAAGGTTGCCCTGGTCGGGATGCAGCCGCGCATGGCAGAGGTCTTGGCGAAGCACTTTGAGATCAGGATTACCGATCTTGATGGGGGGAATATCGGGAAGGAGAGGTTTGGGGTGCTTATCGAGGGTCCTAACAGGACAGGCGAGGACCTCGCTTGGTGTGATCTGGCCGTGGTCACGGGCACTACCGTGGTAAACGGGACGTTGAGTCAGTTTCTCATAGACAAACCGGTCCTCTTTTATGGAGTGACCATTGCTGGTGTGGCCAAGCTGATGGGGTTAGAACACTTTTGTCCACTGGGGAGGTGAGGGCCGCCTTTTGGGGAAGGAGGATGAAATGAGAGAAATTTCCTTGAGTAGGAGGTTTGTGGCCGCCATCTCCTTTCTCACCATCTTCCCTTTGGTGGTGAGAGAAGGGATGAGCAAGGAAGAACTGGGCAGCTCCATGGCCCTTTTCCCCCTGGTGGGTCTTTTGCTAGGTGCCCTTCTTTGGTCATGCGCCTATAGCTTTGGGGCCGCCTTTGCCCCGGCGGTGAATGCGCTTTTCCTCTTATCGGTCCTGACCATAGCTACCCGTGGACTTCACTTGGATGGCCTTGCCGACACCCTCGATGGTCTGGGTGGGGGGAGAGACAAGAGGGAGATCTTGAAGATCATGCGGGACAGTCACGTAGGGACCTTTGGGGTGATAGGGCTTGTGCTGACCTTAATGGCCAAGTATCTCCTCATCAGTCAACTGATCGAAGGCGAAAGTTCGCTATCTCTCCTCCTTTTTCCGACCTTGGGGAGATGGTCCATGGTCTACTTGACGTGGTCCTTCCCCTATGTCCGAGGGGAGGGGACAGGGGCGGTCTTTGCGAGCTACCTCAGTCCAAGAGATTTTTGGTGGGCCACGGGTACAGCCCTGCTGATCTCTATTCTTACCCATGGATTAGCAGGAGCAGGGACGATGGCGCTGGTGTGGGTCTTTGCCTACGCCCTTGGCCACTACTTTGTCAGGAGGATAGGGGGGATAACCGGCGATGTCATGGGGGCAGCAGGGGAACTAGCCGAAATCCTTTCTTTGGCTACCCTGGTGGCCCTGCTGAGAGGCATATGAGGCTACATCACCTTGGCCTTTGTCCTGGGGTGCCCCTGAAGGGATCTCCCGCTTGGGCCAGGATCATGGTTATCTCAACATTATTGACTTGTTCCCTGAAAGGATAACGGTTCAATTGCGAAAAAGTGTCTCTGCTTCCTAATAAGGTGCCACAATAGACCCCTTTCCTCCAATAAAAGGTCAAGGATTGGCCCTTTGGTGACGCAAAATGTCACCCAAAGTGACGAAATGTCGTCCTTTTTTCCTTTTTACGTGAGCCCTCTTTTACATTACCTCTTCCAATAAGAGAATTTCTCAGTATTTTTACAATGGGGAGAGGGCTGCCTGAGCTGGCATAAAATATGTATAAAATATGATAGGACGGCATGAGGGTAGAAGTGACAGGAGATATGGCTTTTGAGGGAATAGTAAGGTCTTTTTTGACCGCCTTGAGGTTGAAGGACGAATCAACGTATCGCCATTCGAAAAAGGTGATGTACTATTCCCTCAAGATCGCACAATATATGGGATTTGAAAATGGGCAGACAGAACTGCTTAAGTGGGCCTCGTTATTACATGACCTAGGCAAATTGGTGGTCCCGGATACGATACTGAATGGAAATGGAAAGTTGAGGTCTCAAGCCTTGAACCTCCTGAGAAACCACCAATCCTCGGCAGTGGAGATCCTCTCCTCAATAGAGGAGATGAGGGATGTTTTGCCGATTATCAAGGGGCATCATGAGCGGTATGACGGGACCGGGTATCCTGATGGTCTTCGCGGAGAGGACATACCCCTGTTCTCAAGGA encodes the following:
- the cobS gene encoding adenosylcobinamide-GDP ribazoletransferase encodes the protein MREISLSRRFVAAISFLTIFPLVVREGMSKEELGSSMALFPLVGLLLGALLWSCAYSFGAAFAPAVNALFLLSVLTIATRGLHLDGLADTLDGLGGGRDKREILKIMRDSHVGTFGVIGLVLTLMAKYLLISQLIEGESSLSLLLFPTLGRWSMVYLTWSFPYVRGEGTGAVFASYLSPRDFWWATGTALLISILTHGLAGAGTMALVWVFAYALGHYFVRRIGGITGDVMGAAGELAEILSLATLVALLRGI
- a CDS encoding zinc ribbon domain-containing protein — encoded protein: MKCPKCGKEISPDDLFCRNCGERITPPDEGAATKPPFFTRLSRKQLFIAGGGVLALIIIIALLLTILPAGGKRKGATKPTGLGEELTVEKRKLGEEIGPNAVYGKVVAAQIGATRRGTITVKSLHTGKVYTFYVGRRTSYSPYRYPYTGEKVKVFYLHDRGFMKATQVQMQQ
- a CDS encoding TatD family hydrolase is translated as MLVDTHAHLDMPEFARDLPLVIQRAKQEGIFTILTVGTEPESCRRTLEIAEAYKGIFAILGVHPHHAADVQEGDLAHLKDMAHHEKVRAWGEVGLDFYRNLSPPEIQQERFRQQITIGKELRLPLVIHSRQATKETLKILQEERAQEVGGVIHCFSGDEETAKIYLEMDFYISISGVITFKGAHVLREVVKRLTLDRILLETDAPFLAPVPHRGKRNEPAYVRLTAQRIAEIRKLTLSEVAAVTTDNARRAFNLDKL